The genomic region CTCGCGCGAGGAATTGGTGCGCAGCATCCTGCAACCACTGATCGACGAGGGCGAGGCCTTTGTGACCGCGCACGAGAAGCGGCGGGGGGCTAGGCGTGCCACGGCGCGCGAGCTACTCGAGGGCTACTTCGACTTCCACTACAAGCATCGCGCCGACCTGCTGCTCGTGGTATCCGAACTCACCACGCTGGCCGACCTCGGCCTGATCGACCGGTTGCTGGCCTGGCGTGAGCGCCTGGGCAGGCTGATCTTCGGCAACCGGCCCACGCTCGAGCAGTCGACGCGCGCGGTGATCGCCCTCGGCGGGATGCAGGACTG from Mycobacterium sp. IDR2000157661 harbors:
- a CDS encoding TetR/AcrR family transcriptional regulator, which codes for MSRPPSETRQRIQHVARELFTQKGVQRTSLQDIADRLGITKPALYYHFGSREELVRSILQPLIDEGEAFVTAHEKRRGARRATARELLEGYFDFHYKHRADLLLVVSELTTLADLGLIDRLLAWRERLGRLIFGNRPTLEQSTRAVIALGGMQDCCLQFPDADHDELRRVTVQGALAALGMST